In a genomic window of Flavobacterium lipolyticum:
- a CDS encoding sensor histidine kinase produces the protein MKLNKLNSIILLGLVAIISILVTQLLWTKEAFTIEQKKLSQKAHLALLEVAKKLYEGTNHELPAQNPVQKIANDYYIVNIDNDFEPDILEFYLKSEFKKMNITTDFEYAMYNCQSDEMVYGNYISLSEKKTIKQPVYFPKHKNLVYYFAIRFPNETTYLFSSMRFWFILSIALILILLIYVYSIFTLLQQKKYSELQRDFINNMTHEFKTPLSSILIASKYLIEQTPIKEDKKLYTYTDIIINQSNKLNGHIEKILNVAKSDYAPLELKKEAVLVVPIIEEVIQNILLKYPEANIKIETLSKEHKIETDVFHFSNLVYNLLDNAVKYCSGECLILIGITAENSVLKLAFKDNGVGISSKNLSFIFDKFYRAQNEKSNEVTGFGLGLYYVKEICNLHNWKIKAENNSEKGITITLSIPYKK, from the coding sequence TTGAAACTCAACAAACTCAATAGCATCATTTTATTAGGCTTAGTGGCTATTATCAGTATACTGGTAACACAGCTGCTTTGGACCAAAGAAGCTTTTACTATAGAACAAAAAAAACTCAGTCAAAAAGCACATCTCGCTTTGCTTGAAGTCGCTAAAAAACTATACGAAGGAACCAATCATGAACTTCCGGCACAAAATCCTGTTCAAAAGATTGCCAACGATTATTATATCGTAAATATTGACAATGATTTTGAACCTGATATTCTTGAATTTTACCTGAAAAGTGAGTTCAAAAAAATGAACATTACGACTGATTTTGAATATGCGATGTACAATTGTCAGAGTGACGAAATGGTGTATGGGAATTATATTTCTCTATCTGAAAAAAAGACAATCAAGCAACCGGTTTATTTTCCAAAACACAAGAACCTGGTTTATTATTTCGCCATACGTTTTCCAAATGAGACGACCTATTTGTTTAGTTCGATGCGATTCTGGTTTATTCTTTCGATTGCTCTGATTCTTATTTTGTTAATTTATGTGTACTCGATTTTCACCCTTTTACAACAAAAAAAATACTCCGAACTGCAGCGTGATTTCATCAACAATATGACGCATGAGTTTAAAACCCCATTATCTTCCATTCTGATTGCCTCTAAATATCTGATCGAGCAGACACCTATTAAAGAAGACAAAAAACTGTATACGTACACTGACATCATTATCAACCAAAGCAACAAACTGAATGGTCATATTGAAAAGATTTTAAATGTGGCTAAATCAGATTATGCACCACTGGAATTAAAGAAGGAGGCGGTTTTAGTTGTTCCGATTATTGAAGAAGTAATTCAAAACATCCTTTTAAAATATCCGGAGGCAAATATCAAAATTGAAACTCTTTCCAAGGAGCACAAGATCGAAACGGACGTTTTTCATTTCTCGAATTTAGTTTATAATTTACTTGATAATGCCGTTAAATATTGTTCCGGAGAATGTCTCATTCTAATTGGAATAACGGCCGAAAATTCGGTTTTAAAACTGGCTTTCAAAGACAATGGAGTTGGAATTTCATCTAAAAACCTTTCTTTTATTTTTGATAAGTTCTACCGCGCTCAAAACGAAAAAAGCAATGAGGTAACCGGTTTTGGACTAGGTTTGTATTATGTAAAAGAAATTTGCAACTTGCATAACTGGAAAATAAAAGCGGAGAACAATTCCGAAAAAGGCATCACTATAACTTTATCAATTCCATATAAAAAATGA
- a CDS encoding response regulator transcription factor, whose translation MKQFKILYTEDDETLAFLTKDNLEQNNYEVNHCRDGQMGLENFKKENFDICILDIMMPKMDGFELAAQIRKCNSDIPIIFLSAKTLKEDRIKGLRLGADDYLVKPFSIEELLLKIEIFLKRSQKNILIEKPVYEIGKYQFDTSNFVLFNESEKISLTQREAELLKLFLDNKNSVLKREQILTSLWGTDDYFMGRSLDVFISRLRKILSNEKGISIENLHGIGFRFTM comes from the coding sequence ATGAAACAGTTCAAAATACTTTATACTGAAGACGATGAAACCCTGGCATTTCTGACCAAAGACAATCTGGAACAGAACAACTATGAAGTGAATCATTGCCGTGACGGACAAATGGGTCTCGAAAACTTTAAAAAAGAAAATTTTGACATTTGTATTCTTGATATCATGATGCCTAAGATGGATGGCTTTGAACTGGCCGCTCAAATCAGAAAATGCAACAGCGACATTCCGATTATCTTTCTTTCCGCCAAAACATTAAAGGAAGACCGTATTAAAGGACTGCGTTTGGGTGCCGATGATTATCTCGTAAAACCTTTTAGCATTGAGGAACTTCTTTTGAAAATTGAAATTTTTCTGAAGCGTTCACAGAAAAACATTCTGATTGAAAAACCGGTTTATGAGATTGGCAAATATCAATTTGACACGAGCAACTTTGTTCTTTTCAACGAAAGTGAAAAAATCAGTCTTACACAGCGCGAAGCCGAATTATTGAAATTATTCCTTGACAATAAAAACTCCGTTTTAAAAAGAGAACAAATCCTTACCTCTCTTTGGGGAACCGATGATTATTTTATGGGACGTAGTCTGGACGTTTTTATTTCACGTCTTCGTAAGATTCTAAGCAACGAAAAAGGCATTTCTATTGAGAACCTTCACGGAATTGGTTTTCGATTTACCATGTAA
- a CDS encoding MBL fold metallo-hydrolase has translation MKLHHLRNATLVIETETDVILVDPMLGKKKTIAPFTIFRYKPKRNPLIALPKNSRDILSKVTVCLITHLHPDHIDKAGEIFLRRKSIPVICSSKDQSVLSKRGLSIVQTLNYWEPQEFLGGKITGIPAVHGYGFVAKLMGNVMGFHIELPHQKSIYISSDTIFTEHVQKVLIEFKPDISVVACGTARLDFGQPLLMRMNDILKFAALAPGKVFANHLEALNHCPTTRTALKQALLDNNLLDKVSIPLDGTCVAY, from the coding sequence ATGAAATTACATCATTTACGCAACGCCACTTTAGTTATAGAAACTGAAACCGATGTTATATTGGTTGATCCGATGTTGGGAAAAAAGAAAACGATTGCACCTTTTACTATTTTCCGTTACAAACCCAAAAGAAACCCGCTTATCGCTTTACCCAAAAACAGTAGAGATATTTTGAGTAAAGTAACCGTCTGCCTTATTACTCACTTACATCCTGACCATATCGATAAAGCGGGCGAGATTTTTTTAAGACGCAAAAGTATTCCGGTCATTTGCAGCAGCAAAGATCAAAGTGTTTTATCAAAAAGAGGTTTAAGCATCGTACAAACCTTAAACTATTGGGAACCTCAGGAATTTCTGGGAGGTAAAATAACAGGAATTCCCGCCGTTCATGGTTATGGGTTTGTTGCCAAACTTATGGGAAACGTTATGGGCTTTCATATCGAATTACCCCATCAAAAATCTATTTATATCAGTTCTGATACTATTTTTACGGAACATGTACAAAAAGTCCTGATTGAGTTTAAACCCGACATTTCGGTTGTCGCCTGCGGAACTGCCAGATTAGATTTCGGTCAGCCCTTATTGATGCGAATGAACGACATTCTAAAATTTGCCGCACTTGCTCCCGGAAAAGTATTTGCCAATCATCTGGAAGCTTTAAATCACTGTCCGACCACAAGAACAGCATTAAAACAAGCACTTCTGGACAATAATCTTTTGGATAAAGTTTCGATTCCACTTGACGGTACCTGTGTAGCATACTAA
- a CDS encoding B12-binding domain-containing radical SAM protein, giving the protein MKTKLFVITPPFTQLNTPYPATAYIKGFLNTKNIESVQADLGIDVILELFSKKGLIDLFLYSENLFKDLSSRAESRDDISDNSKRIFALQDEYIKTIDAVIQFLQGKNPTLALQICQEDFLPEASRFAQLEELDWAFGTMGTQDKAKHLATLYLEDISDFIVECIDENFGFSRYAERLGRSANSFDELYEALQQEPTYIDAILISILKERIEIVQPTFFLISVPFPGNLYSAFRCAQWVKQHHPEIKISMGGGFPNTELRSLSDQRVFEFFDFITLDDGEVPIEELIESLSSRAESREEKRYKRTFLLENGEVVYKNNSLKHDYKQSQVGTPDYSDLPLDKYISVIEIVNPMHRMWSDGRWNKLTMAHGCYWGKCTFCDISLDYIKVYEPVAANLLCDRMEEMMLQTGQNGFHFVDEAAPPALMRALALEILRRKLAVTWWTNIRFEKSFSKDLCLLLKASGCIAVSGGLEVASDRLLKLIDKGVTVEQVARVTRNFTEAGIMVHAYLMYGYPTQTIQETVDSLEMVRQLFEAGILQSGFWHQFAMTAHSPVGLYPEKFGVTKATEAIGTFANNDIDYTDSTGINHDKFSFGLKKSLFNFMHGICFDYELQDWFDFKIPKTKIDPDFIFNALEEGNDFNTKPNAKVVWLGGKPFVEHFTKSKKGRSWEMMSFTFHDKKESFNIQTNKEEGEWLVQILSKMAISNTKNYTFQEVKNDFETNLDDFELFWYSKPVNTLREFGLLVL; this is encoded by the coding sequence TTGAAAACAAAACTTTTTGTAATTACGCCACCTTTTACGCAACTGAATACCCCGTATCCGGCGACGGCGTATATAAAAGGTTTTCTGAATACCAAAAATATCGAATCGGTTCAGGCTGATTTGGGTATTGATGTAATTCTGGAATTGTTTTCGAAGAAGGGTTTAATTGATTTGTTTCTTTATTCTGAAAATCTTTTTAAAGATTTGTCCTCCCGAGCGGAGTCAAGGGATGACATTTCAGATAATTCCAAACGTATTTTTGCATTGCAGGACGAATACATCAAAACAATTGATGCAGTAATTCAGTTTCTGCAAGGGAAAAATCCAACTTTGGCCTTACAGATCTGTCAGGAAGATTTTCTGCCCGAGGCCTCCCGTTTTGCACAGTTGGAAGAATTGGATTGGGCTTTCGGAACCATGGGAACACAGGATAAAGCCAAGCATCTCGCGACCCTGTATCTCGAGGATATTTCGGATTTTATTGTGGAATGTATCGATGAGAATTTTGGTTTCAGCCGATATGCCGAACGTTTAGGACGAAGTGCCAATTCGTTTGATGAATTGTACGAAGCTTTACAGCAGGAACCAACCTACATCGATGCCATTTTAATTTCGATTTTAAAAGAAAGAATAGAAATTGTTCAGCCTACATTTTTTTTGATATCCGTTCCTTTTCCGGGGAATTTGTACAGTGCTTTCAGATGTGCACAATGGGTAAAACAGCATCATCCGGAAATTAAAATTTCGATGGGCGGAGGTTTCCCAAATACTGAATTGCGTTCACTTTCGGATCAACGAGTTTTTGAGTTTTTTGATTTTATTACTCTGGATGACGGAGAAGTTCCTATTGAAGAACTTATTGAAAGCTTGTCGTCCCGAGCGGAGTCGAGGGAAGAGAAGCGATACAAAAGAACTTTTCTGCTGGAAAACGGAGAAGTAGTCTACAAAAACAATTCCTTAAAACACGATTATAAACAGTCTCAGGTTGGAACTCCCGATTATTCGGATCTGCCTTTGGATAAGTACATTTCGGTAATCGAAATTGTGAATCCCATGCACCGGATGTGGAGTGACGGACGTTGGAACAAACTCACTATGGCGCACGGTTGTTATTGGGGAAAATGTACCTTTTGTGATATCTCATTAGATTATATAAAAGTTTACGAACCGGTAGCGGCTAATTTATTGTGCGATCGAATGGAGGAAATGATGCTGCAAACAGGGCAGAATGGATTTCATTTTGTAGATGAAGCAGCACCGCCGGCATTGATGCGTGCTTTGGCTTTAGAAATTTTGCGTCGGAAATTAGCAGTAACGTGGTGGACCAATATTCGATTTGAAAAAAGTTTTTCGAAAGATTTGTGCTTATTACTTAAAGCTTCGGGCTGTATTGCAGTGTCAGGTGGTTTAGAAGTGGCCTCAGACCGATTATTAAAGTTAATTGACAAAGGTGTAACAGTAGAACAGGTTGCTAGAGTAACCCGAAATTTTACCGAAGCCGGAATCATGGTTCATGCTTATTTGATGTACGGTTATCCTACTCAGACCATTCAGGAAACGGTGGATAGTCTCGAAATGGTTCGTCAGTTATTCGAGGCAGGGATTCTGCAGTCGGGATTTTGGCACCAGTTTGCGATGACAGCTCACAGTCCGGTTGGATTGTATCCGGAAAAATTTGGTGTCACAAAAGCAACGGAAGCTATCGGAACTTTTGCCAATAATGATATTGATTATACCGATTCTACAGGAATCAATCACGATAAGTTTAGTTTTGGATTGAAGAAATCACTTTTTAATTTTATGCACGGAATCTGTTTTGATTACGAATTGCAGGATTGGTTTGATTTTAAAATACCGAAGACCAAAATAGATCCCGACTTTATTTTTAATGCCCTTGAAGAAGGAAATGACTTCAATACCAAACCGAATGCAAAAGTTGTCTGGTTAGGTGGAAAACCATTTGTGGAGCATTTCACAAAATCTAAAAAAGGAAGAAGCTGGGAAATGATGAGTTTTACTTTCCATGATAAAAAAGAAAGTTTCAACATTCAGACGAATAAAGAAGAAGGAGAATGGCTGGTTCAAATTTTAAGTAAAATGGCTATTTCAAATACTAAAAATTACACTTTTCAGGAAGTGAAGAATGATTTTGAGACCAATTTAGACGATTTCGAGCTATTCTGGTATTCCAAACCCGTCAATACTTTGCGTGAGTTCGGATTATTGGTTTTGTAG